One region of Zootoca vivipara chromosome 7, rZooViv1.1, whole genome shotgun sequence genomic DNA includes:
- the S1PR1 gene encoding sphingosine 1-phosphate receptor 1, protein MDSTKDPHVKAFSGVSDYLNYEIIIEHYNFTGKLNEKADTGIKASSAVFIIICCFIILENIFVLLTIWKTKKFHRPMYYFIGNLALSDLLAGVAYVANLLLSGHKTYTLTPAQWFLREGSMFVALSASVFSLLAIAIERYITMLKMKLHNSTNSSRSFLLISACWVISVILGGLPIMGWNCIQHLQSCSTVLPLYHKHYILFCTTVFTGLLLSIVVLYCRIYIMVRTRSRRLTFRKNMAKATRSSEKSLALLKTVIIVLSVFIICWSPLFILLLLDVRCKVRSCPILLKAEYFLVLAVLNSATNPIIYTLTNKEMRRAFVKIMSCCKCPTADSGTKFKRPIIGGIEFSRSRSDNSSHPQKDEGETPETIVSSGNVTSSS, encoded by the coding sequence ATGGACTCCACCAAGgacccccacgtgaaggccttcAGTGGAGTCAGCGACTATCTCAACTATGAGATCATCATAGAACATTACAACTTCACGGGGAAGCTAAATGAAAAGGCAGACACCGGGATCAAAGCAAGTTCCGCGGTCTTCATCATCATCTGTTGCTTCATCATCCTGGAGAACATCTTTGTCCTTCTGACCATCTGGAAAACAAAGAAGTTCCACAGGCCTATGTACTATTTCATTGGAAACTTGGCACTCTCTgacttgctggctggggtggctTATGTCGCCAACCTCTTACTGTCCGGACACAAGACCTACACCCTCACCCCTGCCCAGTGGTTTCTTAGGGAAGGGAGCATGTTTGTGGCGTTGTCCGCCTCTGTGTTCAGCCTCCTGGCCATCGCCATTGAGAGATACATTACAATGTTGAAGATGAAGCTTCACAACAGCACCAACAGTTCCCGTTCTTTCCTGTTGATCAGTGCCTGCTGGGTCATCTCTGTGATATTAGGAGGTCTCCCTATTATGGGCTGGAACTGCATCCAACATCTACAAAGCTGTTCCACCGTGTTGCCCCTCTACCACAAGCATTATATCCTCTTCTGCACCACGGTGTTCACGGGCCTCTTGTTGTCTATCGTGGTTCTTTACTGCAGGATCTACATCATGGTAAGGACGAGGAGCCGCCGGCTGACTTTCCGGAAGAACATGGCCAAAGCCACCAGGAGCTCCGAGAAGTCTCTAGCTCTGCTCAAGACAGTGATCATTGTTTTAAGTGTGTTCATTATCTGCTGGTCCCCTTTGTTCATCCTCCTCTTACTGGACGTGCGGTGCAAAGTCCGGTCTTGCCCAATTCTCCTCAAGGCCGAATATTTCTTAGTACTGGCTGTTCTCAACTCAGCTACAAACCCGATCATCTACACGCTAACGAACAAGGAGATGCGGAGGGCTTTTGTCAAGATTATGTCATGCTGCAAATGTCCCACCGCAGATTCTGGGACCAAATTCAAGAGGCCCATCATTGGGGGGATCGAGTTCAGCCGAAGCAGGTCCGACAACTCCTCCCACCCGCAGAAAGACGAGGGCGAAACTCCAGAAACTATTGTGTCTTCGGGTAATGTCACCTCGTCATCGTAG